A portion of the Lolium rigidum isolate FL_2022 chromosome 1, APGP_CSIRO_Lrig_0.1, whole genome shotgun sequence genome contains these proteins:
- the LOC124704182 gene encoding allene oxide synthase 2-like: MDQKKGIDSSEASRVPRPVPGSYGMFPFISAVRDRLDFHYFQGPDKYFESRIEKYGSTVIRINVPPGPFMAPDSRVVAVLDAKSFPVLFDLTKVEKMNILSTYMPSTSLTGGFRVCAYLDPSEPTHAKVKQLLFNVLASRKDAVIPVFRSHFSSLLATVDSQLMLGGKSNFNTLSDTTCFEFLCDAYYGVLPSASGLGTSGPAKAAKWLLWQLHPLVTLGLPIILEELLLHMVHLPPFLVSGDYKALYKYFSAAASEALDEAERLGLPREEACHNLLFATVFNSYGAMKLLLPGILAHVAEAGEKFHHRLAAEIRAAVADAGGKVTMAAVEKMELTKSAVLEVLRLDTPVKRQFGRAKADLNIESHDAVFAVKKGEILFGYQPCATRDPRVFGATAGEFVGDRFLGEEGSKLLQYVYWSNGRETENPSVDNKQCPGKNLAVLVGRLLLVEVFLRYDTFTADIAKGPAAPTVEFIGVTKASSGPDLA, encoded by the coding sequence ATGGATCAGAAGAAGGGCATCGACAGCAGCGAGGCTTCCCGTGTGCCGCGGCCGGTACCGGGTAGCTATGGCATGTTCCCGTTCATCTCGGCGGTGCGCGACCGCCTCGACTTCCACTACTTCCAGGGCCCTGACAAGTACTTCGAGTCGCGCATCGAGAAGTACGGCTCCACCGTCATCCGCATCAACGTGCCGCCGGGCCCGTTCATGGCGCCCGACTCacgcgtcgtcgccgtcctcgacgCCAAGAGCTTCCCGGTGCTGTTTGACCTCACCAAGGTCGAGAAGATGAACATCTTAAGCACCTACATGCCCTCCACCTCCCTCACAGgcggcttccgcgtctgcgcctacCTCGACCCCTCCGAGCCCACCCACGCCAAGGTCAAGCAGCTGCTCTTCAACGTCCTGGCGTCACGCAAGGATGCCGTCATCCCGGTCTTCCGCTCCCATTTCTCCTCGCTCCTCGCCACCGTCGACTCGCAGCTCATGCTCGGAGGCAAGTCCAACTTCAACACCCTCAGCGACACCACCTGCTTCGAGTTCCTTTGCGACGCTTACTACGGCGTTCTCCCCTCCGCCTCCGGCCTCGGCACCTCCGGGCCGGCCAAAGCAGCAAAGTGGCTCTTGTGGCAGCTCCACCCCCTAGTAACGCTCGGCCTCCCCATTATCCTGGAGGAGCTGCTCCTGCACATGGTGCATCTCCCTCCCTTCCTCGTCAGCGGCGACTACAAGGCCTTGTACAAGTACTTCTCGGCCGCCGCCTCGGAGGCTCTCGACGAGGCCGAGCGCCTCGGGCTTCCGCGGGAAGAGGCGTGCCACAACCTTCTGTTCGCCACCGTGTTCAACAGCTACGGCGCCATGAAGCTGCTGTTGCCAGGGATCCTGGCGCACGTCGCCGAGGCGGGCGAGAAGTTCCACCATAGGCTGGCCGCGGAGATACGAGCTGCCGTGGCGGATGCCGGAGGCAAGGTGACGATGGCGGCggtggagaagatggagctgaccaagtcggcggtgctggaggtgctgCGGCTGGACACGCCCGTGAAGAGGCAGTTCGGACGCGCCAAGGCCGACCTGAACATCGAGAGCCACGACGCGGTGTTCGCCGTCAAGAAGGGGGAGATCCTCTTCGGGTACCAGCCCTGCGCTACCAGGGACCCTCGTGTGTTCGGCGCCACGGCGGGGGAGTTCGTCGGGGACAGGTTCCTCGGGGAGGAAGGGAGCAAGCTCCTCCAGTACGTGTACTGGTCCAATGGGCGGGAGACCGAGAACCCCAGCGTCGACAACAAGCAGTGCCCGGGAAAGAACCTGGCCGTGCTCGTCGGCAGGCTCCTGCTCGTCGAGGTGTTCCTCCGGTACGACACCTTCACCGCCGACATCGCTAAGGGCCCCGCTGCCCCCACGGTTGAATTCATCGGCGTCACCAAGGCCTCGTCCGGACCGGACCTTGCTTAA